A region from the Leptospirillum ferriphilum ML-04 genome encodes:
- a CDS encoding DHHA1 domain-containing protein, producing the protein MSVPKLIVDSSPVTFYYHRNCSDGFGAAWSAWKRLSGRTELRLVPVAYGDPLPVFPEGETVYVADFSFGPEVVLDLKKKNRRVIVLDHHKTAFEKMAGTFSGDSDVYFDMAHSGAAISWFHFHANEPVPNLIRLIEDKDLWKWDLPFSQEVNTALASYPFDLELWDRFDQQMGSGPILESWELVREGKTILRYQEQLLRAAVRETACKGRFPDGVEGLFVNSPILNSEIGGFLKSECPLVVIWSHRSDGRVSYSLRASASGPDVARIAEQFGGGGHAKAAGFISDRIVHEPCILKAPER; encoded by the coding sequence ATGTCGGTACCCAAACTGATTGTCGATTCTTCTCCTGTGACGTTTTACTATCACAGGAACTGCTCGGACGGTTTTGGCGCAGCATGGTCGGCCTGGAAGAGACTGTCGGGCCGGACAGAGCTTCGTCTGGTTCCTGTGGCATACGGGGATCCCTTACCCGTTTTTCCGGAGGGAGAGACCGTTTATGTGGCGGACTTTTCCTTCGGTCCGGAGGTGGTTCTGGATCTGAAAAAGAAGAACCGGAGGGTCATTGTCCTGGATCACCACAAGACAGCGTTCGAAAAAATGGCCGGAACGTTTTCCGGGGATTCCGACGTATACTTCGATATGGCCCATTCAGGCGCGGCCATCAGCTGGTTCCATTTCCATGCAAACGAACCGGTGCCGAATCTGATCAGACTGATTGAGGACAAGGATCTCTGGAAGTGGGATCTCCCCTTCAGTCAGGAGGTAAATACCGCCCTGGCCTCCTACCCGTTTGACCTCGAACTGTGGGACCGCTTTGATCAACAGATGGGGAGCGGGCCTATTCTGGAGAGCTGGGAACTTGTCCGCGAGGGAAAGACGATCCTGCGTTATCAGGAGCAGCTCCTCCGCGCAGCCGTCCGGGAGACAGCCTGCAAGGGACGTTTTCCCGACGGGGTGGAAGGGCTCTTTGTCAACTCGCCGATTCTGAATTCGGAAATCGGGGGCTTTCTGAAATCCGAGTGCCCGCTGGTCGTGATTTGGTCTCACCGGTCCGACGGGCGCGTTTCCTACAGTCTTCGAGCCTCCGCTTCCGGACCCGATGTTGCGCGTATCGCGGAACAATTTGGAGGCGGGGGACATGCCAAAGCCGCCGGATTCATTTCCGACCGGATTGTGCATGAACCATGCATCCTCAAAGCGCCTGAAAGATAA
- a CDS encoding transglycosylase SLT domain-containing protein, translating into MNWLIHQSVSWCLGAHLLSSTVPYHTAITRIACQDHVNPVLVAAVIERESRFNSHKFRRERRIHDISRGLMQVTYRTARWLGFRGAPQKLYNPWVNIRYGTKYLAYLLKRYANVSDALAAYNDGRPRKRHGRYVSSSGSFSVDHYVRAILSNTKALVLTAAAERLRQPPRSSEGNGLLASGFPVGGGGQYDFPTTGLFNRVEMGF; encoded by the coding sequence GTGAATTGGCTGATTCACCAGTCTGTATCATGGTGCCTTGGGGCACATCTTTTAAGCAGCACGGTTCCCTATCATACGGCGATCACACGGATTGCCTGTCAGGACCACGTCAATCCTGTCCTTGTGGCCGCCGTCATTGAGAGAGAATCCCGTTTCAATTCCCACAAATTCAGGCGGGAAAGAAGAATTCACGATATTTCCAGGGGGTTGATGCAGGTCACTTACAGAACAGCACGGTGGCTCGGTTTCAGGGGCGCTCCCCAAAAGCTCTACAACCCGTGGGTCAATATCCGTTACGGAACCAAATACCTTGCCTATCTCCTCAAGAGATACGCAAACGTCTCCGATGCTCTCGCCGCTTACAACGACGGAAGACCCCGGAAAAGACATGGGCGCTACGTCTCTTCCTCGGGATCTTTTTCCGTCGACCATTATGTCAGGGCCATCCTTTCAAACACCAAGGCTCTTGTCCTGACAGCCGCCGCCGAAAGGCTCCGGCAGCCTCCCCGTTCTTCGGAAGGGAACGGGCTATTGGCTTCCGGCTTTCCCGTGGGTGGGGGGGGGCAATACGACTTCCCCACCACGGGTCTTTTTAACCGGGTGGAGATGGGCTTTTAG
- a CDS encoding pseudouridine synthase — translation MSRKSKPGREKRVFPPMAGHTVDRWISKLGLGTRGMAREWVQDGRLALGDGRPVQNVDQFVGGTPGCEPVFRLDGKILSADPPAVFAFNKPRGVLVTRTDPGGRETICESIGRFSEPRTGIDMSRMMPVGRLDQASSGLILLSNRSSDLSALLNPSLDFPREYRVQVRPSLKKSDWETGLSDGKWSRDLGFKPVDVRYEKENLRTTWLRVGLKEGKNREIRRLFERGGYEVLHLIRVGFGPFCLKDLPPGGIVDVSSFFLCKGKIVLDIILDMIRSGDIIEVKENGVVVSPGNSGGGAGDLRKS, via the coding sequence ATGTCCAGAAAATCGAAGCCAGGCAGGGAAAAAAGAGTCTTTCCCCCGATGGCCGGACATACGGTCGACAGGTGGATTTCCAAGCTTGGACTCGGAACTCGTGGAATGGCCAGAGAATGGGTCCAGGACGGCCGCCTCGCGCTGGGAGACGGCCGTCCTGTTCAAAATGTCGACCAGTTTGTGGGGGGAACACCGGGTTGCGAGCCGGTTTTTCGCCTGGATGGAAAGATTCTGTCCGCGGACCCTCCCGCTGTCTTTGCCTTCAATAAACCAAGGGGAGTTTTAGTCACAAGGACGGATCCCGGAGGGCGGGAGACGATCTGTGAGTCAATCGGACGTTTCTCTGAACCAAGAACCGGAATCGATATGTCGCGCATGATGCCCGTCGGTCGTCTCGATCAAGCGTCATCCGGATTGATTCTCCTTTCGAACCGCTCTTCAGATCTCTCCGCTCTCCTGAATCCCTCCCTGGATTTTCCCCGGGAATATCGGGTCCAGGTGCGTCCTTCCCTGAAGAAGAGTGATTGGGAAACGGGTCTTTCCGATGGAAAATGGTCGAGGGACCTGGGGTTTAAGCCTGTGGATGTTCGATATGAAAAAGAAAATCTCCGGACGACATGGCTCAGGGTAGGACTGAAGGAAGGAAAAAATCGGGAGATCCGTCGTTTGTTTGAGAGAGGCGGGTACGAGGTTCTGCATTTGATCCGTGTCGGATTCGGTCCATTCTGCCTGAAGGATTTACCTCCGGGAGGGATTGTGGACGTCTCTTCCTTTTTCCTTTGCAAGGGAAAGATCGTACTTGACATAATACTTGACATGATACGTTCCGGGGATATAATTGAGGTGAAAGAAAACGGAGTGGTCGTCTCTCCCGGAAATTCAGGGGGAGGGGCGGGCGATCTCCGGAAAAGTTGA
- a CDS encoding ABC-F family ATP-binding cassette domain-containing protein, producing the protein MIMINLVNLSKHYPSKTLFDNLSLKISLKERMAIVGPNGAGKSSLLKMIAGQMEPDSGQIVLPVGARIGYLPQDLEIVSDRSAVHEVVGGDQALQKIEDEMQEIEELMSRPDHSESEMSRLLARYGDLQTRFSASGGFEQEATARKILSGLNFSEAQMDARVSSLSGGWRMRVALARTLVTRPEILLLDEPTNHLDIPSIEWLEDFLNEFAGSVLLISHDRTFMNHVVNGVIELSQGRATVYHGNYDLYLEQREAQKEALESAYERQQKEIAHMQSFVDRFRAKATKATQAQSRLKALEKIERIELDHEEKTVKFKFPQPPRSGNVVLTLEDVTKSFGERRIIPPFRFVLHRGSKIALVGPNGAGKSTLLRIMAGVLKPDTGKCVPGTNVTMTYFAQHQLETLDPHHTVLEAMEAAAEESENQTRIRSLLGAFLFRKDDVYKKVSVLSGGEKSRLALARMLLVPSNFILLDEPTNHLDIASRECLENALSAYTGTLAFITHDRHLIEAIATDIIEVMPGHIQLYLNTPYMIYLEKRRPRTSEPTLPKDSLHVPPKSSGTSSERSGDDQSVIRKRIEKIERDMDEVSEAIAALETELASPRFAVNPDYKAKSERKKIEQKRQEALKRQEALTQEWEREAGRIRS; encoded by the coding sequence ATGATCATGATCAACCTTGTCAATCTCTCAAAGCATTATCCTTCCAAAACCCTGTTTGACAACCTGTCTCTCAAGATCAGTCTCAAAGAACGGATGGCCATCGTCGGTCCCAACGGGGCAGGAAAATCTTCCCTCCTCAAAATGATTGCGGGACAGATGGAGCCGGACTCCGGCCAGATTGTTCTTCCTGTGGGAGCCCGGATCGGTTATCTTCCCCAGGACCTGGAAATCGTTTCCGACCGGTCGGCCGTTCATGAAGTCGTGGGTGGAGACCAGGCCCTTCAGAAGATTGAAGATGAGATGCAGGAGATTGAGGAGTTGATGTCCCGCCCGGATCATTCGGAGTCGGAGATGTCCCGTCTTCTTGCCCGTTATGGAGATCTTCAGACGAGGTTTTCTGCGTCCGGCGGATTTGAGCAGGAGGCGACCGCGCGGAAAATTCTTTCCGGTCTCAATTTTTCGGAAGCCCAGATGGATGCTCGTGTGTCGTCCCTGTCCGGGGGATGGAGAATGCGCGTGGCTCTGGCCCGGACTCTTGTCACCCGCCCGGAAATTCTCCTTCTGGACGAGCCGACCAATCATCTGGATATTCCTTCCATCGAATGGCTCGAGGATTTTCTGAATGAGTTTGCCGGCTCGGTTCTTTTGATTTCCCATGACCGGACGTTCATGAATCATGTGGTGAACGGTGTGATTGAACTCTCCCAGGGGAGAGCCACGGTGTATCATGGAAACTATGACCTGTATCTGGAACAGAGGGAAGCCCAGAAGGAAGCACTCGAGTCGGCCTATGAGCGACAACAGAAGGAAATCGCCCATATGCAGTCTTTCGTCGACCGCTTCCGGGCCAAGGCGACCAAGGCGACACAAGCCCAGAGCCGTCTGAAAGCGCTGGAGAAAATCGAGAGAATCGAACTCGATCACGAGGAAAAAACAGTCAAGTTCAAATTTCCCCAGCCCCCCCGCTCCGGAAACGTGGTTCTGACCCTGGAGGATGTGACCAAGTCCTTTGGAGAGCGCCGAATCATTCCCCCTTTTCGCTTTGTTCTTCACAGAGGCTCGAAGATTGCTCTCGTCGGGCCGAACGGAGCCGGAAAATCGACCCTTCTGAGGATCATGGCGGGAGTGTTGAAGCCGGACACCGGAAAATGTGTTCCGGGGACAAACGTGACCATGACCTACTTTGCCCAGCACCAGCTCGAGACCCTGGATCCGCATCATACGGTTCTGGAAGCCATGGAGGCGGCCGCGGAAGAGTCGGAAAACCAGACGCGCATCCGGAGTCTCCTCGGGGCTTTCCTGTTCCGCAAAGACGATGTTTACAAGAAGGTCTCGGTTTTATCCGGCGGTGAAAAAAGCCGTCTGGCACTGGCGAGGATGCTTCTGGTGCCCTCCAATTTCATTCTTCTGGACGAGCCGACCAATCATCTGGACATCGCTTCGCGGGAATGTCTCGAAAATGCGCTTTCCGCCTATACGGGAACGCTGGCCTTCATTACCCATGACCGACACCTGATCGAAGCGATCGCCACGGACATTATCGAGGTGATGCCCGGCCATATTCAGCTTTATTTGAACACCCCCTATATGATCTATCTTGAAAAACGGCGTCCCAGGACCAGTGAGCCCACCCTTCCGAAAGACTCCTTGCACGTTCCCCCAAAATCCTCCGGGACGTCTTCGGAAAGATCCGGTGACGATCAGTCTGTTATCCGGAAAAGGATCGAAAAAATTGAACGCGACATGGACGAGGTGTCGGAAGCGATTGCCGCTCTTGAGACGGAACTGGCTTCCCCCCGATTTGCGGTCAATCCGGATTACAAGGCCAAAAGCGAACGGAAAAAAATCGAACAGAAGCGCCAGGAGGCATTGAAGCGCCAGGAAGCGTTGACCCAGGAATGGGAAAGGGAAGCGGGACGGATTCGTTCCTGA
- a CDS encoding Hsp20/alpha crystallin family protein, with translation MTSLLRWDPVRELEDLGRRLTPVFARLPQETRTDERQAMTAVDWAPVVDIAEDGEAYHVTVELPEIRKEDVKVSIENGILAISGERKKISEEKNGKRYHRMERLYGSFLRSFSLPDDADPQRVTATMKDGVLHVKIEKLAETKPRSVEIEVG, from the coding sequence ATGACAAGCCTTTTGAGATGGGATCCCGTCAGGGAACTGGAAGACCTGGGACGCCGACTGACTCCCGTATTTGCACGGCTTCCCCAGGAGACAAGAACGGACGAGCGGCAGGCAATGACTGCCGTGGACTGGGCTCCCGTAGTGGATATTGCCGAAGATGGAGAAGCCTATCATGTGACAGTGGAATTGCCCGAGATCCGCAAAGAGGATGTCAAGGTTTCCATTGAAAACGGGATTCTGGCCATTTCGGGGGAGCGCAAAAAGATCTCGGAAGAGAAGAACGGGAAAAGATACCACCGTATGGAACGTCTTTACGGGAGTTTCCTCCGCAGTTTCTCTCTTCCGGATGACGCCGATCCTCAACGGGTCACGGCAACAATGAAGGACGGCGTATTGCACGTCAAGATCGAAAAACTGGCCGAAACGAAGCCAAGGTCAGTCGAGATCGAGGTCGGTTAA
- a CDS encoding HD domain-containing protein — protein MSLFPPMDPSPDHSEDPFHGVSLFSDPVHGYIRFTSSPAKKSGASEADLIDSSWIQRLRSIFQLQSARLVFPSAEHSRFVHSLGAMHIAGRFARHLYPSFSRSYPDLLSPSLFEELLRVSALLHDVGHGPFCHFFDEHVLKPKFGLSHERLGQILIRGPLRTIVESLDRSPSGLFSPGEKLSADWVAYLIGKGSGPNPVPVDMPQLAALKPLFSGLFTVDNLDYVLRDSYMCGVAIGPVDMERLLYYAHVREGRLALHRSGLGAFEMFVTTRAFMYRQIYFHRTTRLFDMSLRDLIEETMDFWGLANPADNLSVYQELTDHALLESVRRWGQDASDPGRKALGSRWRRFLERKKEWRMVYEKEDVQTTIFGPPERIGQDLEDLMGIRGEKSAFRVDVAYRDNRPENPWNMGDRQILIYDPLTGKLDQAPLAEMLERLPVRQLAVRVFARPEEDDVGAIERVRHYFEKGPSGKS, from the coding sequence GTGTCCCTTTTCCCCCCCATGGATCCCTCACCGGATCATTCGGAAGATCCTTTTCACGGGGTTTCCCTTTTTTCCGATCCCGTTCATGGCTATATTCGCTTTACTTCTTCTCCCGCCAAAAAAAGCGGCGCCTCGGAAGCCGATCTGATTGATTCCTCCTGGATTCAGCGTCTTCGTTCGATTTTTCAGCTGCAAAGTGCCCGGCTGGTGTTTCCCTCTGCGGAGCATTCCCGGTTTGTCCATTCACTGGGAGCCATGCATATCGCGGGTCGTTTTGCCCGGCATCTCTATCCGAGCTTCTCCCGATCCTACCCGGATCTTCTTTCCCCGTCCCTGTTCGAAGAATTGCTCAGGGTGTCCGCCCTTCTGCATGACGTCGGACACGGGCCTTTCTGTCATTTTTTTGATGAGCATGTCCTGAAGCCCAAGTTCGGCCTGTCCCACGAACGTTTGGGCCAGATTCTGATCCGGGGCCCTCTCAGAACCATTGTCGAATCTCTTGACCGGTCTCCTTCCGGACTCTTTTCGCCGGGTGAAAAGTTGTCGGCGGATTGGGTTGCATACTTGATCGGGAAAGGAAGCGGGCCCAATCCGGTTCCTGTGGACATGCCGCAGCTTGCGGCATTGAAGCCCCTGTTTTCCGGTCTGTTTACGGTGGACAATCTGGACTATGTTCTCCGGGATTCCTACATGTGCGGCGTTGCGATCGGGCCGGTCGATATGGAACGCCTGCTCTATTATGCGCATGTTCGGGAAGGCAGGCTCGCCCTGCACCGATCCGGTCTGGGTGCGTTCGAAATGTTTGTCACAACACGGGCGTTTATGTACCGACAGATTTACTTTCACCGGACGACGCGTCTGTTTGATATGTCTCTCCGGGATCTGATCGAAGAAACGATGGATTTCTGGGGACTGGCGAATCCGGCGGACAACCTCTCCGTTTATCAGGAGTTGACGGATCATGCGTTGCTGGAATCTGTCCGACGATGGGGACAAGACGCTTCTGACCCCGGGCGAAAAGCTTTGGGGAGTCGATGGAGGCGTTTTCTGGAAAGGAAAAAAGAATGGCGCATGGTTTATGAAAAAGAAGATGTCCAGACAACGATCTTTGGACCGCCGGAACGGATTGGACAGGATCTCGAGGATCTGATGGGAATTCGCGGCGAAAAATCCGCATTCCGCGTTGATGTCGCATATCGGGATAATCGTCCCGAAAATCCCTGGAATATGGGGGATCGACAAATTCTGATCTATGATCCCCTGACAGGAAAACTGGACCAGGCCCCCCTGGCTGAAATGCTGGAGCGTCTTCCGGTGAGACAGCTTGCCGTGAGGGTCTTCGCCCGTCCAGAGGAAGACGATGTGGGAGCGATCGAACGGGTCCGGCACTATTTTGAGAAAGGGCCGTCCGGGAAATCTTGA